CGGAACAACTGCTCCTTACCCGCGATCTCCACGATCTTCCCTAAGTACATGACCGCGATCCGATCGCTCACATACTTCACCGCAGGCAGCCCGTGACCGATGAAAATATACGTCAGGTTGAATTCCTTCTGCAGGCGGACGAGCAGATTCAAAATCTGTGACTGAATGGATACGTCCAACGCCGACACCGCCTCGTCGCATACGATCAACTTCGGCCGCAGCGCCAAGGCGCGCGCGATTCCGATGCGCTGGCGTTGGCCGCCGCTGAACTCGTGGGGGTATCGTTGCGCGAACGAAGGGCTCAGCCCCACCGTCTCCATTAATTCGAACACTCTGTCGCGAAGCCGTTCCCCATCCAGCACCTTATGAGCTCGCAACGGTTCGGCGATCAGCTCCTCCACCCTCATCCTCGGATTCAAGGAAGAGAACGGGTCTTGGAAGATCATCTGAATGTCCTTGCGCTTCTCCCTCATTTGTTCGGACGACAACGTTCTTACGTCTTGACCCTCGAACCGAATTTCGCCCTCCGATGCCTCCAACAATCGAAGAATGGCATTGCCGGTCGTCGATTTCCCGCAGCCGGATTCTCCTACGATGCCGAAGGTCTCTCCTCGATTGACCGCAAAACTCACGCCGTCCACCGCTTTCAGGACCGTCTTCCCTCTAGAGAACCACCCCCGGCTCAAGTCGAAGTACACCTTCAACCCCTCAACCTCCAGCAACGGCGTCGCCCGGCTTTCGTTCGTCAACGAGATTCACCTCCCCTTCCTCGTGCAGCCAGCACCTCGCCTTCGTTCCCGACCCCAGCTCGCGAAGCGGCGGAGCCTCGCTCGCGCATCGCTTCGCCGCGAACGCGCACCGGGGATGGAACCGGCACCCTGCCGGCATCCGAGAAGGCGCCGGCACCGTGCCGGGAATCGAATCCAGCTCGACTCTCGTCTCTTCCAGCCGCGGCGTGCTCCGAATCAACCCCAAGGTGTACGGATGCTTCGGGGCGCGGAAGAGTTCGTACACGTCCCCTTCTTCCACGACCTGCCCGGCATACATGACGATGACGCGATCGACCATCTCGGCGATGACGCCCAGGTCATGGGTAATGATCATAATCGAGGCTTGCGTTTCGTCTCGAAGCTCTTGCATCAGCCGCAAGATTTGCGCTTGTATCGTGACGTCCAACGCCGTCGTCGGCTCGTCGGCGATGAGCAGCTTCGGATTGCAAGAGAGGGCGATCGCGATCATCGCGCGTTGCCGCATCCCGCCGCTCAGCTCGTGCGGATACGAGCGGAACACCGCCTCCGGCCGCGCGATGCCGACCTTGCGCAGCATCTCGATGCTTCGTTGCTTCGCCGTTTTCTTCTTCGCGGCTTGATGCAGCATAATATTTTCCGAAATTTGATAACCGATGGTGAGCAGCGGATTCAGCGACGTAAGAGGCTCTTGGAAAATCATGGACATCGCATTGCCCTGCAGCTTTTTCAACTCGCCCTTGGAAAGCTTGGCAAGATCCGTTCCTTCGAAAATGATTTCTCCCCCGACGATCCGTCCGGGCTCCTCCACCAACCCCATGACCGAATACGACATCACGCTCTTGCCGCACCCGGACTCGCCCACGACTCCCAGCACCTCTCCGCGTTCGATCTTGAAGGATACGCCGTCCACGGAGCGAGTCACTCCCGTCTCGGTCGAATAATACGTCTTTAGTTCGCGTACCTCCAACAGCGCTTCTCGCCTCGACATTGTACTCCCTCCTTACGTTATGACCTCCGGCTCTGCACGCGGGGATCGAACGCGTCGCGCAGCCAATCCCCTAGGAATATAATGCCGAGCACCGTCACCGTGATGGCGACGCCGGGGAATGTCGATATCCACCAACTCGTGGCGATATGATCCCTTCCTTCGTTGAGCATGTATCCCCAGGAGACGATCGGAGGTTGGACCCCTAATCCCAGGAAGCTCAACGAAGCTTCCAGTACGATATTGCCGCCGACCGTCAAGGTGGAGACGACGATGCAGAGGGACACGATATTCGGCAATATGTGCTTCAGCATAATCGTCCGATCCCGGGTGCCGATCGCGCGCGCGGCCCGGATGTAATCCCGCTGTTTGAGGCTGAGCACCTCCCCCCTGATTAAACGCGTATATGCCGTCCATTCGGTCAGTCCGATGACCAAAATGAGCGTCGTGACGCTTGTGCCGAATACGCCGATAATGACCAACATCAGCAAGATGCCCGGGATTGCCATCTTCGCGTCGACCACCCTCATAATCAAAGAGTCGAACCAACGTCCTCCGTAATACCCGCAGACGATCCCGAGAAAGATGCCGATCGCCCCCGCGATCATTACTGCCGCGACGCTGACGAGCAACGAGATCCGGGATCCGTAGATGATCCGGCTGAGCATATCTCTGCCGAGATTATCGGTCCCGAGCGGGTGCTCCATCGATCCGCCCTCCAGCCAGAACGGCGGCGCCAGCGTGTTCCTCGCATCCATTACGCCCGGGTCGTGCGGGGCCAGATAGGGCGCAAGCGCCGCGGTCAAGACGACCAAGGCGATCATCGCGAAGCCTGCCGTGCCGGTCTTGCTTGAGAACAGCAGCTTCCTCCACCTAAGGAACGTACTCGCCTTTACCGGGACTTCGAACCTTGCACTCTCCCGCTGCAACGGATTCGCCAACTCGATTCGAGTGCCGTCCACCGACATCGCGATTC
The nucleotide sequence above comes from Paenibacillus antri. Encoded proteins:
- a CDS encoding ABC transporter ATP-binding protein; translated protein: MTNESRATPLLEVEGLKVYFDLSRGWFSRGKTVLKAVDGVSFAVNRGETFGIVGESGCGKSTTGNAILRLLEASEGEIRFEGQDVRTLSSEQMREKRKDIQMIFQDPFSSLNPRMRVEELIAEPLRAHKVLDGERLRDRVFELMETVGLSPSFAQRYPHEFSGGQRQRIGIARALALRPKLIVCDEAVSALDVSIQSQILNLLVRLQKEFNLTYIFIGHGLPAVKYVSDRIAVMYLGKIVEIAGKEQLFRQPKHPYTEGLLSSVPISDPSQRIGGRKAILQGDMPSPTAPPPGCRFHTRCPYAVERCSLEEPPLKEVEGEGRFVACHEPLGGWSWHAS
- a CDS encoding ABC transporter ATP-binding protein, which gives rise to MSRREALLEVRELKTYYSTETGVTRSVDGVSFKIERGEVLGVVGESGCGKSVMSYSVMGLVEEPGRIVGGEIIFEGTDLAKLSKGELKKLQGNAMSMIFQEPLTSLNPLLTIGYQISENIMLHQAAKKKTAKQRSIEMLRKVGIARPEAVFRSYPHELSGGMRQRAMIAIALSCNPKLLIADEPTTALDVTIQAQILRLMQELRDETQASIMIITHDLGVIAEMVDRVIVMYAGQVVEEGDVYELFRAPKHPYTLGLIRSTPRLEETRVELDSIPGTVPAPSRMPAGCRFHPRCAFAAKRCASEAPPLRELGSGTKARCWLHEEGEVNLVDERKPGDAVAGG
- a CDS encoding ABC transporter permease, encoding MSVDGTRIELANPLQRESARFEVPVKASTFLRWRKLLFSSKTGTAGFAMIALVVLTAALAPYLAPHDPGVMDARNTLAPPFWLEGGSMEHPLGTDNLGRDMLSRIIYGSRISLLVSVAAVMIAGAIGIFLGIVCGYYGGRWFDSLIMRVVDAKMAIPGILLMLVIIGVFGTSVTTLILVIGLTEWTAYTRLIRGEVLSLKQRDYIRAARAIGTRDRTIMLKHILPNIVSLCIVVSTLTVGGNIVLEASLSFLGLGVQPPIVSWGYMLNEGRDHIATSWWISTFPGVAITVTVLGIIFLGDWLRDAFDPRVQSRRS